GACGCCATCCGGCCGCGCACCGCCGTGGTGCAGGCCGGCTACCGCAACCGCTTCGGCCACCCCGCGCCGGAGGTGGTCGGCCGCTACGCGGTGCGCGGCGCGCAGGTGGTGGATTCGGCATCGTGCGGCGCGATGCAGTGGCAATCGGCGCGGCCGCTGCATTGGCGCTGCGAGCGCGAGGCCGCGCGGCGCTACTGGCACCACGCGCCCCCGCCGGCGGCCGAGACGCGCTGACCGCAGCATCCGGCGCCGTCCTGCACGCGCGAGCTGCAGTCTGCCGCTGAGCAGGCTTGCAACTTGCTATGCTGCCTGCAGGAGGCACCACTGATGCAGAAGTTCGACGAGATGTACGAGATGCTGCCTTTCGATGGCAGCGATGTGCGCCCCCATTACGAGCGCTATGCCCAATGGCTGGCGCAGCAGCCGGCCGAGATGATGCAGGCGCGCCGCGCCGAGGCCGAGATGATCTTCCGGCGCGTGGGCATCACCTTCGCGGTGTACGGCGCCAAGGACGAGGACGGGGCGGGCACCGAGCGGCTCATCCCCTTCGACCTGATCCCCCGCGTGATCCCCGCCCACGAGTGGGCACGCATGCAGCAGGGCCTGGTGCAGCGCGTGACGGCGCTCAACCGCTTCATCCACGACATCTACCACGGGCAGGAGATCCTGCGCGCGGGCATCGTGCCTTCCGACCTCATCGTGGGCAATGCGCAGTTCCGGCCCGACATGGTGGGCGTGGACGTCCCGCGCGATGTGTACGCGCACATCGCCGGCATCGACATCGTGCGCGCCCCGGACGGCCAGGGCAACGGCATCTACTACGTGCTGGAGGACAACCTGCGCGTGCCCTCTGGCGTGTCGTACATGCTGGAGAACCGCAAGATGATGATGCGGCTCTTCCCCGAGCTGTTCCGCAGCCACCGCGTGGCGCCCGTGGCCCACTACCCCGACCTGCTGCTGGACACGCTGCGCGCCAGCGCGCCGGCCGGCGCGGCCGAGCCTTCGGTGGTGGTGCTCACGCCCGGCATGTACAACAGCGCGTACTTCGAGCACGCCTTCCTCGCGCAGCAGATGGGCGTGGAGCTGGTCGAGGGGCAGGATCTGGTCGTCAAGGACAACTTCGTCTACATGCGCACCACGCGCGGCCTGCAGCGCGTGGACGT
The DNA window shown above is from Acidovorax sp. NCPPB 4044 and carries:
- a CDS encoding circularly permuted type 2 ATP-grasp protein; the encoded protein is MQKFDEMYEMLPFDGSDVRPHYERYAQWLAQQPAEMMQARRAEAEMIFRRVGITFAVYGAKDEDGAGTERLIPFDLIPRVIPAHEWARMQQGLVQRVTALNRFIHDIYHGQEILRAGIVPSDLIVGNAQFRPDMVGVDVPRDVYAHIAGIDIVRAPDGQGNGIYYVLEDNLRVPSGVSYMLENRKMMMRLFPELFRSHRVAPVAHYPDLLLDTLRASAPAGAAEPSVVVLTPGMYNSAYFEHAFLAQQMGVELVEGQDLVVKDNFVYMRTTRGLQRVDVIYRRVDDDFLDPQVFRPTSTLGCAGLMAAYRAGNVAICNAVGTGIADDKSVYPYVPEMIRFYLGEEPILANVPTWMCRKADDLKYVLDHLHELVVKEVHGAGGYGMLIGPAATRAEIEEFRAALLANPAGYIAQPTLSLSSCPTYVESGIAPRHIDLRPFVLSGQKVQMVAGGLTRVALKEGSLVVNSSQGGGTKDTWVLGDHDGSSGGVHAPSQAQSLGGMSQSLGAPGSGALSQTMGGK